The Niabella beijingensis genomic interval CCGTATTGAACTGACCATATTGAAATCCAAAATTAGTTTTACCGAGATCTGTCGAAGTTCCTTTCAGGGCTTGCTGTTGCTGAATGAGCAATTGAGAAGATTTGACAGCTTGGTTATTTTGGAGTGCGATTGAAATCGCATCTTGCATTGTTAGCGGCTTACCTGTGACTTCTTGTGCCTTAACTGTAGGAGAAATTAAGAGCAAGCCCAAAATAATTGCTGTGGCAACTGGCCCTGTTTTCTTGATCTTGCCTTTAAAGGTCTCAAAATACGTATACAAAACAGGCAATACAATAAGTGTAAGTATAGTTGATGTAACTAACCCGCCTATCACCACAGTGGCCAGTGGCTTTTGAACTTCCGCCCCAGCTGCAGTAGAAATAGCCATCGGGAAAAAACCGAGTGACGCAACAGCAGCGGTCATCAATACGGGTCTTAACCGGATCGCCGTGCCTTTAAGGACTATATCCTTTAATTCATACATATTTTCCTTTTTAAGTCGGTTAAATTCAGTAATCAGTACGATTCCATTTAACACAGCTACCCCAAAAAGGGCGATAAATCCAACTCCAGCAGAAATACTAAAAGGCATACCACGAATTAACAAAGCAAATACACCTCCAATAGCCGCCATGGGAATCGCACTAAAGATTAAAAGCGACTGTTTTACAGATCCAAAAGAAAAATACAAGAGCAAAAGGATAAGTAATAAAGCCACCGGGACTGCAATAGAAAGCCTTTGCTTGGCCTCCTGCAGATTTTCAAATTGACCTCCATAGGTGATATAATATCCCGCGGGAAGCTTTATGCTTTTATTTATCTTTTGAGTAATCTCTTCCACAACACTTGCTATGTCGCGTCCCCGAACATTAAGGCCGACAATGATTCTTCTTTTTGTATCCTCCCGTTGGATCTGATTAGGACCCACCTGAAATTGAACAGAGGCCAACTGATCTAACGGAACCTGGTCCCCGTTGGGAGAAGTGATGTATATATTCTTTACATCCTTGATATCTTGGCGATTTTCTTTAGATAACCGGACAACCAAATCGTACCGGCGTTCACCTTCATAAACTAATCCAGCGCTTTGTCCGGCAAACGCGGCACTAACTGCCTGGTTTACCGTTTCTATACTCAAGCCGTAACGCGCTATCGCATCCCTATCTATTTTAACCACGATCTGCGGCAGACCAGTGGCTTGTTCCAGATAAAGGTCTTTTGCCCCATTAACAGTACTAACTATTTTACCTATTTTTTGCGAAATATCAGTGAGTACCTGTAAATCGTCACCAAATATCTTTATACCAATATCCTGACGAACACCAGAAATGAGTTCATTCGAGCGAAGCTGGATAGGTTGGGAAACCCCAAAGGTTACACCGGGTATATTTTCCAACGCTTTTGTCATTTTCTCTGCCAGTTCCTCTCTATTTTTCGCACTTACCCACTCCTTCTTATCCTTGAGAATAACTGTAAGATCGGTTGCTTCCATTGGCATCGGGTCCGTTGGTATCTCAGCTGCACCGACTTTTCCAACAACCTCTGTGATTTCAGGAAACTTATCCACCAGAATCTTGGACGCCTGGTTGACCTTGTCAATGGACTGAGAAAGCGAACTACCTGTCAGAAGTCGTGTCTCTATGGCAAAATCTCCTTCTTCAAGAGTTGGAATAAATTCTCCTCCCATCCTCATAAATACGAAAACACTTATCACTAATAGCGCTACCGCGGAAATTACCACCAATAAACGCTTGCGTAATGCAGCATGGATCATTGGTGAATAAACACGCTGGAAAAAATCCATCATGCGATCCGAAAAGTTCTTTTTGTGAGATACTTTCTTACTTAATAGTAACGAAGACACCATAGGAACATACGTCAACGAAAGAATAAAAGCTCCTAAAATCGCGAATGATACTGTCTGGGCCATCGGACGGAACATTTTTCCCTCGATTCCTACCAATGCGAGAATGGGCAGATATACGATCAAAATGATAATTTGTCCGAAAGCTGCTGCACTCATCATTCGCACAGCCGACTTTTCCACCTTCTCATCCATTTCCTTTTGGGAGTATACTTTTATGATTCCTCGTGCAGCTAGCGTATGCATGGTCGCTTCCACAATAATTACGGCGCCATCTACAATTAGGCCAAAATCTATCGCCCCAAGGCTCATTAGATTTCCTGAAACCCCAAAGACTTGCATCAAAGCAATGGCGAACAGCATTGACAAAGGAATCACAGACGCAACCACCAAACCCGCTCTCAAATTGCCAAGAAAAAGAACCAGAACAAATATCACTATTAGCGCCCCTTCAATTAGATTCTTGGCTACCGTCCCAATGGCCCGGTCAACCAGCGCGCTTCTGTCTAAGTATGATTCAACTATAACCCCCTCGGGTAAGGTCTTGTTAATGCGATCAATTTTTTCTTGAACTAGTTTTACTACCTGGTTCGCATTTGCGCCCTTCAGCATCATAACTATTCCTCCTACTGCTTCTCCCTGGCCTTCCTTAGTAGCCCTTGTTAAAGCCCCATAACGAATGGCCGCTCCAATCTGTACAGTGGCGATATCTCGGATCAATACCGGAATGCCATTTGCTGTGTTCTTCACAACAATCCGATCAATATCCTTTAAATTTTCAACAAGCCCTTCACTTCGGATAAAATAAGCGTTCGGCTTCTTATCAATATATGCACCTCCAGTATTCTGGTTATTTTTCTCCAACGCAGCAAAAACATCACTGATACTTAGATTAAAACTTCTAAGTTTATCCGGATCCAACGCTATTTCGTATTGCTTTAGTAAGCCGCCGAAGCTGTTTACTTCAGCGATACCGGGAGTTCCTAATAGTTGTCTTCGGACAATCCAGTCCTGAATGCTCCGTAATTCTCTTGCATTGTATTTTTCTTCAAAGCCCTTTTTTGCATGAACAACATATTGATAAATTTCTCCCAGTCCAGTAGAGATCGGAGCAATTTCCGGATTACCCAAGCCTGGAGGTATATTGTTTTTGGCTTCAGCGAGTTTCTCATTAACCTGTTGGCGAGCCCAATAAATATCAACGTCATCATGAAAAACAATGGTAACAACAGACAGACCGAAACGCGATATGGACCGCACTTGTTCGATCTCCGGAATTGTCGCCATTGTTTGCTCCACCGGAAAAGAAATGAGTCGCTCGACTTCTTGGGTTGCAAGTGCAGGACTCAATGTAATTACTTGAACCTGATTATTGGTTATATCTGGTACAGCATCGATCGGAAGTTTTTTTAGGGAATATATTCCCCAGGCAATCAGGCCGAGCGTAAACAACCCAATGACCAATTTATTTCTAATCGAAAACTCAATGATTTTTTTTAACATACTTTATTTAAGTTGTTTAATATGAGATATATAATGGATGATTCTTTCGATGGTAGCCAGTATTAGAATAGCACAACCAACGACTATAAAAAAGTATTTTATAATTCGTAACCAAAGCGGCGTTTTGACCTTTTTACGGGTCTTCTTTCTTTTGATATTGCCGCCATCGAATGATCTGGATTTTTTAGCCATATCATTTGATAGAAATTAAAATGAAGGGAAATTAAATGCCTAGATTAGGCACAGAAATACAACAAACGGCTTAAGCAACTAATTGAGGAGGGCGCCAAATAGGAAGGGAAATATCGATATAGTTCTCTCTATAATGATCAACATAAGTCGGTGAAAAAACCGAAATATTAAGTGCAATTTTTAAAGAAGGTTGGGGGATCACCTGCGCGGCACAGCAAGAACAGGTACAAAAAGGAGTGCAACGATCTGACTTATGATTCTCGCTGGCACTTTTCTTTACTGTCTCAAGCCTGATAGAACCGGCCCCCCGTACTGAAGATACTTTATCAGAGCAAGGCATAAACTGCATCGCCATCAAAACGATCATCAATATGTAGGAAAAAGTCCTCATTTTACACAAAAATAAAGAAACTTTGGTTTATCAAAACTTTTTTATGAGTATTTGCAATACCAGTGCATTTTTTATATCATTTCCAGAAGCTAATTAGCCGAAGTTTAAGTTTTTTTGTTTTTGCGATGGGCATCACTAGCCTGTTTAGGCCTTATCATAAAAATCCAGCAATCATATTTCGATATTAATAGACATGCAGTACAGGAGTTGCTATAAAAAGCGGGGTTTACGAAAGATCATTTTCAACTTCTCGATATCCAACAAGAAAGAGTTTTCCACGGTATTTGCTTCGCTTCAAACTGCAATTTCAAGCCTTGCTTTGCCAGTCCGTGTGTCAGTTCAAATCAGTAATGCCTGTTCCATCCAATCCTGTCAAGCAGTCTTTCAGAGGGAATTTGCACAGCGATTAAAGCTTTGGGAAGCTCTTTGATTGTCCACTAATCTGATTCCTGAAATTCGTGTGTTTTTGGATTGTCAGGAATGGTATAAGTCTTTTATATCTTCATCATAGTAGATTGCTATATCCGAAAACGCAATACCTTTTGAAAGGAAATCATCTTTAGGTCTAAGTTTATCCATTCGTATACCCACAAAGAAAGTATGTCTCGTAATATCCATCATTGGCAGCATTCCTTTGTTTACACGCATATCATAGGCTTTCTGGTCAACTATATTGTATTCCGGCCTTATTTCTGCCCGTTTTTGGCGTGTCTCAACTACACAGCCAATATAGCCGGTTGTACCATCTATGTTGTGCTATACTGACTTTCTGCGCCGGACAGCTTTCTATCATCAAGACCAATGATAAAGCCCATGCCATGGTTGGGGACCTCATCTGAACAATAAACAACGATGAGATTATTAATGTCTTTGCCAACAACATTATTCTTGTGGCTTGCTATGCCATCAAAAGACAATAGGATTTGGCATAATGAAATTAATAGCCAGAAATTTAATTTGTATTTTTACAAAACTTCTTTGATTTAGAAGTAATACAAGATATGTATATGTACAATTACAGATTGGCGGTCAATGTGCCAAACCCACCAGAGAAAGCGATGGAGTACAAAAAAATAAAACCTCACAAAGAATTAGAGCCCTTTATTCATTTTTATTGGGAACTAAAAGGAAACGAACTCGAAAGACAATGGGAACGGGTTTTCCCAGATGGTTGTACTGGTATAGTAATGAATTTAGGAAATACTTGTTTGACAGACAACGGTTCGGTTTCAATGGAGTTTGGGAAAACTTATGTAGTAGGCGCAATGACTTCATTCAAAGACAGCTTAATTGATAGCGATACATATTTATTAGGCGTGTGCCTAAAACCTGCGACTTTTGCTAATTTTTATACCTATGCCTCGCAAAATGAATTGGTTAACGATACTGTTGAGTTTGAAAAATCCAAAGCATTCAATAGTGATAAAATACTTGACAGCCCATTCAATTATCTTGACGATTTTTTTTACGGCAGAATAAAAAGCAGAAACAACCAATTGCAATTAGTGATCAATGATATACATTCAACAAACGGGCAAATCAGTATTCACGAACTATCAAAACGAAATTTCACGACTGTAAGACAACTAGAGAGAAATTTTAAAAAACTCATTGGAATATCCCCGAAAGAATATTCAAATATTATCCGTTTTCAATATGCTTTGAGCTTAATCAAAAATTCAGATAAAAATCGAAGTTTATTAGAGATTGCTTTTAAATGCGGCTATTATGACCATTCGCACCTTACCAATGCATTCAAACGCAACACAGGGCTTTCGCCATCGCAACTTTAATTTTGTCGCATTTTTCCAAAGTGCTGATTGTTTTCTGTAATTAATTTTGCAGAAACATTAAAAATTTAGGAAAATGCGAAAATTATCACTATTTATAGCAACAAGTTTAGACGGCTATATTGCAAAACCCAATGACGACCTTAGTTTTCTGAAATTAGTAGAAAAAGAGGGCGAAGATTACGGCTATAAAGAATTTATCGAAACCATTGACACCTTAATTATTGGGCGAAGAACCTACGATTATGTCGTTAAAGAAATTGGTGCTTCTCACTACGATAATGGAGAAAGAAATGTGTATGTTATCACAAGAACAGAAAGACCAAATATTGGCAAAACAACATTCTATACAGGAAACTTAACCGAGTTAGTGCAGCAACTGAAATCGGAAAACGGTAAAAATATTTATTGTGACGGTGGTGCAGAAGTGATAAATGATCTATTAAAACACGATTTAATAGATGAGTTTATAATTTCGGTTATACCTGTTTTACTAGGTAATGGAACAAGGCTTTTTAAAGATGGAAGACCAGAACAAATACTTGAATTTGTGAAGGCAAAGACGTTTGAAACAGGCTTAATTCAACTAAATTACAAACCGAAATAATAAACAACAACGAACCGCTAATACGAATTTGGTTTTGAAAACTCGGATTTGCATGTTGGAGCAACAAAAATCTCCGATAATTCGGGAGGTTCATGGCTTGTTCAGGATTTGAAGCATCTAGTCGACCTCAATATCCATTCTCGAAAAGACCAACCATTTTTTACCCAAGTCTTTGAATGATGCCCCTAGGTGATAGAGTTTTGCATTGTTAATAATCAAAAAACGGTCGTGGGCATCGAAAAAAAACTCAATATCTACCGGAGGATATTGGCTATTGCAGCGTTGTAAGTCTAACCGTAGCTGATTGCTTACGCTTTTGGTAAAGATTGTAACTTTCACATTGTTTTTACATTTTACGCTTGCCCTTATTAGAGAATTGTATTTGAGTTAAGGGATCCTATAAGAGTAATTAAAATTAATCGAAATCGAATAGATTGCCAAGAAAGCCACCCTTTCTTTTCTTGCGATGCCAATCCCGTTTTTCATACTCTCTATTACTATGCTTTTCATCATTAAAAGAAGGACCCTCTGAATTCTCGTTGTATTGCAGCGATCGTTCTGTAATCTTATCCAGTTCCCCTTTATCAAGCCAAACTCCTCGGCATTTTGGACAATAGTCAATTTCTATTCCGGACCTGTCAGTCATCATTAATGTTTCACCACAATTTGGACATTTCATATTGAACCAATTTTAGTAATAAATTTACCGTTTATAGCCTGCAAAACACAAGAACATATTGGTTATATAACCAAACAATAGGTGCTTTTGTTTAATTTGCGGCCACCCAGGCTGTTTTATCTATTTAAAAGCGACTAAACTCCAGTCTTTTTATTATGGTTTGGAGGAACTAGACTATATTTTCGTTGATGCTCAAAGTTCACTTTAACAACATAATAGTTTCGAGCTAATATTTTTTGAACGTATTCTTTAAAAGCAGAATGAATTACTTTTTAAAGTGACCACCGCCCGGTTTTCTCTATTAAATGAACTCGGAACACGATCCCTTTAGTTCCAGGAGCAGCAAAGGGCCAATATGGTGATGTCTTTAGTTGGCTGCTATCTACTACTGCCGAAATGCGGCTCTGCAAAACAAGTATTGCGTTATTACGCACATCATCATTCTTAAGCTCCTCAAACTTCCCCCAGCCGATTACACTTTGCCATTGAATCATATTTTTTATACTCTCAACCTGGAAACAAACCTCCGGATTTTTTCTGATAATATTGATTTTCATACCTTCATATGTCCGTCCGTAAATATAAGTCCCATCGTAAGCATAACAAATTGGTATTACATAAGTAACTCCCTCTGCGTGACAACCCAAATGCCCTAAAACCTGGCTGTAGAAAACAGCATCAATTTGCTCCTTATCAAGATTCTGAACCATTTGCAAAGAAATTAAGTCAACAAATATAGCAATCTAAATATACGACATTTGTGCTTTCTTTTTTAAGAACGGACGCCGGCATTTAAATACTCCTTTCTCATTTTCGTAAGTGGAAACTGCCCCAAAAACCCATTTATATTTTTTTAAGTACCCACTAAAAGATAGTTATTATCATTCCATTTTATTGGGAAAAGTAACATACCTTTGTTCAGTCAGTTTATATGACTGAATCTTGAGGAAAATTTCAAAAATAGTAACCCCGTTTTTAGTTTTCATAATGCTTTTCGGAATTATGAGGAACAGTCTATTATATGTTCTTTATAAATTTGATGCGGAGCTTTTTATTAGTATGTTCTGCGAAAACAAGAACAGACCTCAACTTCATTGTAATGGAAAGTGCAAGCTCGCCAAGATGTTGAAGGAGGAAAAGAATGAAGAGGCCACCAAAGTATTAAAACAACTGCAATCCGATGTAGTATTTTGTTTCCCTCAAAAATGGATTGGCTTTTCCAGACAAGAAAGCACTGTTAGTAATGAGAAGCATTTGACAGGCTATCAAAATCTCTATACATTTCTTTTCATGGCCAGAAACTACAGGCCTCCACAGGTATGAGTATATAATCCCTTTTCTTGATTTTACTGTGTGTATTTCAATTACAGCACTTTTTAGTGTCTGTACTTATCAGTGTAACCCTAGAAGTTACCATTAGTTTAGAAATCGCAGTAACCGTTTAATGATTAATTATGCCATATAAGGATTTCTCGTAAGGTAAATCCTTGTGGCCAATTTATGTTGTCAGATAGAGCCGCATATATTTTTACATTGAATCCCTAAGTATTCAATCGATGCTGGTATATATTTAAAAATTTTAAAGATGAAAATTACAGAAATACTAAGATACACTCTCGCTATTTTTGCTACCTGCTTTTTTATTTCCTGCTCAAAAAAAGATGGTCCAATTATCAATGATGAGCTAAAAGGCTTACAATTGG includes:
- a CDS encoding CusA/CzcA family heavy metal efflux RND transporter; its protein translation is MLKKIIEFSIRNKLVIGLFTLGLIAWGIYSLKKLPIDAVPDITNNQVQVITLSPALATQEVERLISFPVEQTMATIPEIEQVRSISRFGLSVVTIVFHDDVDIYWARQQVNEKLAEAKNNIPPGLGNPEIAPISTGLGEIYQYVVHAKKGFEEKYNARELRSIQDWIVRRQLLGTPGIAEVNSFGGLLKQYEIALDPDKLRSFNLSISDVFAALEKNNQNTGGAYIDKKPNAYFIRSEGLVENLKDIDRIVVKNTANGIPVLIRDIATVQIGAAIRYGALTRATKEGQGEAVGGIVMMLKGANANQVVKLVQEKIDRINKTLPEGVIVESYLDRSALVDRAIGTVAKNLIEGALIVIFVLVLFLGNLRAGLVVASVIPLSMLFAIALMQVFGVSGNLMSLGAIDFGLIVDGAVIIVEATMHTLAARGIIKVYSQKEMDEKVEKSAVRMMSAAAFGQIIILIVYLPILALVGIEGKMFRPMAQTVSFAILGAFILSLTYVPMVSSLLLSKKVSHKKNFSDRMMDFFQRVYSPMIHAALRKRLLVVISAVALLVISVFVFMRMGGEFIPTLEEGDFAIETRLLTGSSLSQSIDKVNQASKILVDKFPEITEVVGKVGAAEIPTDPMPMEATDLTVILKDKKEWVSAKNREELAEKMTKALENIPGVTFGVSQPIQLRSNELISGVRQDIGIKIFGDDLQVLTDISQKIGKIVSTVNGAKDLYLEQATGLPQIVVKIDRDAIARYGLSIETVNQAVSAAFAGQSAGLVYEGERRYDLVVRLSKENRQDIKDVKNIYITSPNGDQVPLDQLASVQFQVGPNQIQREDTKRRIIVGLNVRGRDIASVVEEITQKINKSIKLPAGYYITYGGQFENLQEAKQRLSIAVPVALLLILLLLYFSFGSVKQSLLIFSAIPMAAIGGVFALLIRGMPFSISAGVGFIALFGVAVLNGIVLITEFNRLKKENMYELKDIVLKGTAIRLRPVLMTAAVASLGFFPMAISTAAGAEVQKPLATVVIGGLVTSTILTLIVLPVLYTYFETFKGKIKKTGPVATAIILGLLLISPTVKAQEVTGKPLTMQDAISIALQNNQAVKSSQLLIQQQQALKGTSTDLGKTNFGFQYGQFNTGFINDNNINVQQSIPYPGLFSSQKRLSQAKIEGAKVNLEVTRNELVYQVRNTYTQLAYLLGLRELYQNQDTIYRNFQKAASLRYQSGETNLLEETTAKTQYNEILNQMAKNEAEIAIFTAELQRLLNNKDSAKISTTEFRKLFFDLEKFDKTVASNPILAYQKQQIEIADKAIGVERAKAGPDFNVGYFNQSIKGNYTVGGQNQYFGGSKRFQGLQAGISIPLFFKPYGSRIKAAKIERMVAESEYNLYETNLSKQFSQAYQDMIRDNRSLEYYEKSALPNVDLILKQAQIAFQNGEIAYVEFLQALRTYTDIRFNYLGTVNQYNQSIFKLQYLIGQ
- a CDS encoding DUF6660 family protein; amino-acid sequence: MRTFSYILMIVLMAMQFMPCSDKVSSVRGAGSIRLETVKKSASENHKSDRCTPFCTCSCCAAQVIPQPSLKIALNISVFSPTYVDHYRENYIDISLPIWRPPQLVA
- a CDS encoding helix-turn-helix transcriptional regulator; translated protein: MYNYRLAVNVPNPPEKAMEYKKIKPHKELEPFIHFYWELKGNELERQWERVFPDGCTGIVMNLGNTCLTDNGSVSMEFGKTYVVGAMTSFKDSLIDSDTYLLGVCLKPATFANFYTYASQNELVNDTVEFEKSKAFNSDKILDSPFNYLDDFFYGRIKSRNNQLQLVINDIHSTNGQISIHELSKRNFTTVRQLERNFKKLIGISPKEYSNIIRFQYALSLIKNSDKNRSLLEIAFKCGYYDHSHLTNAFKRNTGLSPSQL
- a CDS encoding dihydrofolate reductase family protein — its product is MRKLSLFIATSLDGYIAKPNDDLSFLKLVEKEGEDYGYKEFIETIDTLIIGRRTYDYVVKEIGASHYDNGERNVYVITRTERPNIGKTTFYTGNLTELVQQLKSENGKNIYCDGGAEVINDLLKHDLIDEFIISVIPVLLGNGTRLFKDGRPEQILEFVKAKTFETGLIQLNYKPK
- a CDS encoding zf-TFIIB domain-containing protein codes for the protein MKCPNCGETLMMTDRSGIEIDYCPKCRGVWLDKGELDKITERSLQYNENSEGPSFNDEKHSNREYEKRDWHRKKRKGGFLGNLFDFD
- a CDS encoding pyridoxamine 5'-phosphate oxidase family protein; protein product: MVQNLDKEQIDAVFYSQVLGHLGCHAEGVTYVIPICYAYDGTYIYGRTYEGMKINIIRKNPEVCFQVESIKNMIQWQSVIGWGKFEELKNDDVRNNAILVLQSRISAVVDSSQLKTSPYWPFAAPGTKGIVFRVHLIEKTGRWSL